The following are encoded in a window of Fusobacterium sp. genomic DNA:
- a CDS encoding putative manganese-dependent inorganic diphosphatase gives MEPILIFGHRHPDTDSICSSIALAELKKEMGINAIPYRLGDINKETEYVLKYFGVKVPKLLKTVSAQISDLTRVEKKTLSIDDSLRSALDIMTVENFSSLPVVDDRKQLKGMIHISDIANTYLNLEHSDLFGKYKTTYENLKDVLDGIIVSGNYPSGVIKGNLKSVSELENVTYGDIVVTTSMADGIDRSIKAGAKVIIVACDEDDFISPRVTSDCAIMRVHANLFKTISLVSQSLSLSSIMNNTKFYSFKKDDFLHDIKDIMKEATQTNFPVTEKDGTVYGTIRTKNLINFTRKQVILVDHNERAHSVEGLQDAKILQVIDHHKFGNFITDEPVKINAEIVGCTCTIIYELFRDARITPSKETAGLMMSAILSDTLMFKSPTCTQKDIDTVKELALICEEVDYEEYGMNMLIAGTSLANRSPYEILTTDIKEFSMNGINMGIAQINTVDVAGLLNKQSDLEKVMKEINKNSGFSMFILIITDIIKSGSYAMIAGDFPELIERAFNVQLENNLTWLEGVVSRKKQIVPFLMAASQSLE, from the coding sequence ATGGAGCCTATTTTAATTTTTGGACATAGACATCCAGATACAGATTCTATCTGTTCTTCAATTGCCTTAGCTGAACTAAAAAAAGAGATGGGAATAAATGCTATTCCTTACAGACTTGGTGATATAAATAAAGAAACAGAATATGTCTTAAAATATTTTGGTGTAAAAGTTCCTAAGCTTTTAAAAACAGTAAGTGCACAAATTTCTGATTTAACCAGAGTAGAAAAAAAGACTTTATCAATAGATGATTCTTTAAGGTCAGCTTTGGATATAATGACTGTGGAAAACTTCTCAAGTTTACCAGTAGTAGATGATAGGAAGCAGCTTAAAGGTATGATACATATCTCTGATATTGCTAATACCTATCTTAACCTTGAACATTCAGATCTTTTTGGCAAATATAAAACAACATATGAAAATCTAAAGGATGTTCTTGACGGAATAATTGTAAGTGGTAATTATCCAAGTGGAGTTATCAAAGGAAATTTAAAGTCTGTATCTGAACTTGAAAATGTTACTTATGGAGATATAGTTGTCACTACATCTATGGCAGATGGAATTGACAGATCTATCAAAGCTGGAGCAAAGGTTATAATAGTCGCCTGCGACGAAGATGATTTTATTAGTCCAAGAGTAACTTCTGACTGCGCTATTATGAGAGTTCATGCTAATCTTTTCAAAACAATAAGTCTTGTAAGTCAGTCACTTTCATTATCATCTATAATGAATAATACAAAATTTTATTCCTTTAAAAAAGATGATTTTCTCCATGATATAAAAGATATAATGAAAGAGGCAACACAAACTAATTTCCCTGTTACTGAAAAAGATGGTACTGTATATGGAACTATCAGAACTAAAAACCTTATTAATTTTACAAGAAAACAAGTTATTTTAGTTGACCATAATGAAAGAGCTCATTCTGTAGAAGGATTGCAAGATGCAAAAATACTACAAGTTATTGATCACCATAAATTTGGAAATTTCATTACAGATGAGCCTGTGAAAATAAATGCCGAAATAGTAGGATGTACTTGTACTATAATCTATGAATTATTTAGAGACGCAAGAATCACTCCTTCTAAAGAAACTGCTGGACTTATGATGAGTGCTATTCTTTCAGATACCCTTATGTTTAAATCTCCTACTTGCACTCAAAAAGACATAGATACAGTTAAAGAACTTGCTCTTATATGTGAAGAAGTTGACTATGAAGAATATGGAATGAATATGCTTATAGCAGGAACCTCTCTTGCTAATAGATCTCCATATGAAATATTAACTACCGATATAAAAGAATTTTCAATGAATGGAATAAATATGGGAATAGCTCAAATAAATACTGTTGATGTAGCAGGACTTTTAAACAAACAATCAGATCTAGAAAAAGTTATGAAGGAAATAAATAAAAATTCTGGATTTTCAATGTTTATTCTTATTATTACAGATATAATAAAATCTGGTTCATATGCTATGATAGCAGGAGATTTTCCTGAACTTATAGAAAGAGCTTTTAATGTTCAACTGGAAAATAATCTCACATGGTTGGAAGGTGTAGTTTCGAGAAAAAAACAAATAGTTCCCTTCCTTATGGCTGCAAGTCAAAGTTTAGAATAA
- the ligA gene encoding NAD-dependent DNA ligase LigA, whose amino-acid sequence MIIKSKIGVEIMKEMKLNFFEENDMKTDKERIEKLRADLLKYNQYYYTNNESLISDIEYDTLMNELKDLEEKYPEYKSEASPTVIVGASNLRENKFQKVTHKKPMLSLSNTYNEEEIGDFIDRIKKLLPEEDNIKYALELKLDGLSISIQYEKGKLVRGVTRGDGAIGEDVTENIMEIETIPHILKEPLDMEIRGEIVLPISKFESLNERRMEAGEEVFANPRNAASGTLRQIDASIIKERGLDSYFYFIVDAKNYGIQTHSESIKYMESLGIKTTGVCEVLDTAPALKKRIDYWEQEKEKLDYETDGMVIKVDNLDFWDELGNTTKSPRWAIAYKFPAKQVTTTLLGITWQVGRTGKVTPVAELEEVLLSGSKVKRASLHNFHEIERKDIRIGDKVFIEKAAEIIPQVVKSIKEFRNGSEELITEPDKCPVCGSPVAREEGQVDIKCTNPNCPGKIKGRIEYFVSRDAMNIGGFGSKMVEKMLELGFIKNVGDIYDLKDHKEDLENIEKMGKRSVENLLDSIEASKKRDYSKVIYALGIPFIGKYSGKLLAEASRNIDNLMKMEIEELMEIDGIGDKGAKAVYDFFREEENIELINILRNHGLQFAMEEKDEEEKANKIFSGKTFLFTGTLKNFKREEIKEEIEKLGGKNLAAVSKNLDYLIIGEKAGSKLKKAQELGTVKILTEEEFIEICKNNNKN is encoded by the coding sequence ATGATAATTAAATCAAAAATTGGAGTAGAAATAATGAAAGAAATGAAATTAAATTTTTTTGAGGAGAATGACATGAAAACAGATAAAGAGAGAATAGAGAAACTGAGAGCAGATCTCTTAAAATACAACCAATATTACTATACAAATAATGAGAGCCTTATTTCTGATATAGAATATGATACATTGATGAATGAACTTAAAGATTTGGAAGAAAAATATCCAGAGTATAAAAGTGAAGCTTCACCTACAGTTATAGTGGGAGCTTCAAATCTTAGAGAGAACAAATTTCAGAAAGTAACTCATAAAAAGCCAATGTTAAGTCTTTCTAATACATATAATGAAGAGGAAATAGGAGATTTTATAGATAGAATTAAAAAGCTTCTCCCAGAAGAAGATAATATAAAATATGCTCTTGAATTAAAATTAGATGGTCTTTCCATAAGTATTCAATATGAAAAAGGAAAACTTGTGAGAGGAGTAACTAGAGGTGATGGAGCAATAGGAGAAGATGTTACAGAAAATATCATGGAAATTGAAACTATTCCTCATATATTGAAAGAACCATTGGATATGGAGATAAGAGGAGAGATAGTTCTTCCTATAAGTAAATTTGAAAGCTTGAATGAAAGAAGAATGGAAGCAGGAGAAGAAGTTTTTGCTAATCCTAGAAATGCTGCAAGTGGTACACTTAGGCAAATTGATGCCAGTATAATAAAGGAAAGAGGTTTGGATTCTTATTTTTATTTTATAGTGGATGCTAAAAATTATGGGATACAAACTCATAGTGAAAGTATAAAATACATGGAGTCTTTAGGGATAAAAACTACAGGAGTATGTGAAGTCTTAGACACAGCTCCTGCTTTGAAAAAAAGAATAGATTATTGGGAACAGGAAAAAGAAAAATTGGATTATGAAACAGATGGAATGGTAATAAAAGTGGATAATCTTGATTTCTGGGATGAACTTGGAAATACTACCAAAAGTCCAAGATGGGCTATAGCCTATAAATTTCCTGCCAAGCAAGTAACAACTACTTTATTGGGAATAACATGGCAGGTAGGAAGAACTGGAAAAGTTACTCCAGTTGCTGAACTTGAAGAAGTTTTGTTATCTGGAAGCAAAGTAAAAAGAGCTAGTCTTCATAATTTTCATGAAATAGAAAGAAAAGATATAAGGATAGGGGATAAAGTATTTATAGAAAAAGCTGCTGAAATAATCCCCCAGGTAGTAAAATCAATAAAAGAATTTAGAAATGGCAGTGAAGAATTGATAACTGAACCTGATAAATGTCCTGTATGCGGAAGTCCAGTTGCACGGGAAGAGGGACAAGTAGATATAAAATGTACTAATCCAAATTGCCCAGGAAAAATAAAAGGAAGAATAGAATATTTTGTATCAAGAGATGCTATGAATATAGGTGGATTTGGAAGTAAAATGGTAGAAAAAATGCTGGAGCTAGGATTTATAAAAAATGTTGGAGATATATATGATTTAAAAGATCACAAAGAAGATCTTGAAAATATAGAAAAAATGGGAAAAAGGAGTGTAGAGAATCTTTTAGATTCAATTGAAGCAAGTAAAAAAAGAGATTATTCAAAAGTGATTTATGCTTTGGGAATACCTTTTATTGGAAAATATTCTGGAAAACTTTTAGCAGAAGCAAGTAGAAATATAGATAATTTAATGAAAATGGAAATAGAAGAGTTGATGGAAATTGATGGAATTGGTGATAAAGGAGCAAAAGCTGTATATGATTTTTTTAGAGAAGAAGAAAATATTGAGCTTATAAATATATTAAGAAATCATGGGCTACAGTTTGCTATGGAAGAAAAAGATGAAGAAGAAAAAGCTAATAAAATATTTTCTGGAAAAACTTTTCTTTTTACAGGAACCCTTAAAAATTTTAAAAGAGAAGAAATAAAAGAGGAAATAGAAAAACTTGGTGGAAAGAATCTAGCAGCAGTGAGTAAAAATCTTGATTATCTTATTATTGGAGAAAAGGCTGGAAGCAAATTAAAAAAAGCTCAAGAATTAGGAACTGTAAAGATTCTTACAGAGGAAGAATTTATTGAAATATGTAAGAATAACAATAAAAATTAA
- the secA gene encoding preprotein translocase subunit SecA: MIGELLKKIFGTKNDREIKRIRKIVDVINQLEPDFEKLTDEQLREKTAYFKERLAKGETLDDILPEAFATVRETSKRVLGLRHYDVQLIGGIVLHEGKITEMKTGEGKTLVATCPVYLNALIGKGVHIITVNDYLAARDRDMMGRVYDFLGLSSGVILNGISTDQRKQAYNSDITYGTNSEFGFDYLRDNMVGSIEERVQRELNYCIVDEVDSILIDEARTPLIISGAATESIKWYKIFYQIVSMLSRSYETEGIKDVKAKKEMNIPAEKWGDYEVDEKAKNIVLTEKGVTKVEKLLKIDNLYSPENVELTHYLNQALKAKELFKRDRDYLVREGQVIIIDEFTGRAMEGRRYSDGLHQAIEAKEGVNIAGENQTLASITLQNYFRMYKKLSGMTGTAETEAAEFVHTYGLEVVVIPTNKPVMRNDHPDLVFKTHKEKIDAIINRIEELHKKGQPVLVGTISIKSSEDLSELLKARKIPHNVLNAKFHAQEAEIVAQAGRFGSVTIATNMAGRGTDIMLGGNPEFLAIEEIGSRDAENYNEILEKYKIQCEAEREKVMEQGGLFILGTERHESRRIDNQLRGRSGRQGDPGESEFYLSLEDDLMRLFGSDRVKMVMEKLGLPEGEPITHSMINKAIANAQNKIESRNFGIRKNLLEFDDVMNKQRTAIYASRNEAMVKDDLKETVLHMLKDTIHSQVITRFVGEFKDDWDITGLTEFLREKYGYEIKDLTEYKSMSIENYAEKLYNGIVREYDEKENRIGSDLMRRLEKYILFEVVDSRWREHLKSLDGLREGIYLRAYGQRDPIVEYKLLSGELYEKMLETIKEQTTSFLFKVIIKSPEEEELKVKEEPLDKVNYNTEEEEEDSNQPRTSDKIGRNDSCPCGSGKKYKNCCGRV, from the coding sequence ATGATAGGAGAATTGTTAAAAAAGATATTCGGTACTAAAAATGATAGAGAAATAAAGAGAATAAGAAAGATAGTAGATGTTATCAATCAGCTTGAACCTGATTTTGAAAAACTTACTGATGAGCAGTTAAGGGAAAAAACTGCATATTTTAAGGAAAGATTAGCTAAAGGAGAAACTTTAGATGATATTTTACCAGAAGCATTTGCAACTGTAAGAGAGACATCTAAGAGAGTGCTGGGGTTGAGACATTATGATGTACAGCTTATTGGAGGAATAGTACTTCATGAAGGGAAAATCACTGAAATGAAGACAGGAGAAGGAAAAACTCTTGTAGCAACATGTCCTGTATATTTAAATGCTCTTATTGGAAAAGGGGTACATATAATAACTGTAAATGATTATCTTGCTGCCAGAGATAGAGATATGATGGGAAGAGTTTATGATTTTCTTGGACTTTCTTCTGGAGTAATACTGAATGGTATATCAACAGACCAGAGAAAACAAGCATATAATAGTGATATTACATATGGAACAAATTCTGAATTTGGTTTTGATTATTTGAGAGATAATATGGTAGGAAGCATAGAAGAAAGAGTTCAAAGAGAACTTAACTACTGTATAGTGGATGAGGTTGACTCTATCTTGATTGATGAAGCAAGAACACCACTTATTATATCAGGTGCTGCTACTGAATCTATTAAATGGTACAAAATATTCTATCAAATAGTTTCAATGCTGAGTAGAAGTTATGAAACTGAAGGAATAAAAGATGTAAAAGCTAAAAAAGAAATGAATATTCCTGCTGAAAAATGGGGAGATTATGAAGTTGATGAAAAAGCTAAAAATATTGTTCTTACTGAAAAAGGGGTAACAAAAGTTGAAAAATTATTGAAAATAGATAACCTTTATTCACCAGAAAATGTAGAACTTACTCATTATTTGAATCAAGCTTTAAAAGCTAAGGAACTTTTCAAAAGGGATAGAGATTATCTAGTAAGAGAAGGACAAGTAATAATAATAGATGAATTCACTGGAAGAGCTATGGAAGGAAGAAGATATTCAGATGGACTCCATCAAGCTATTGAAGCGAAAGAAGGAGTAAATATAGCTGGAGAAAATCAAACTCTTGCATCAATAACACTTCAAAACTATTTCAGAATGTATAAAAAATTATCAGGAATGACTGGTACTGCTGAAACTGAAGCAGCAGAATTTGTACATACGTATGGATTGGAAGTCGTGGTTATTCCTACAAATAAACCAGTAATGAGAAATGATCATCCAGATTTAGTCTTTAAAACACATAAAGAAAAAATAGATGCAATAATAAATAGAATAGAAGAATTGCATAAAAAAGGACAACCAGTACTTGTAGGAACTATTTCAATAAAAAGTTCTGAAGATCTTTCTGAACTTCTTAAAGCAAGAAAGATACCTCATAATGTATTGAATGCTAAATTCCATGCCCAAGAGGCAGAAATAGTAGCACAGGCTGGAAGATTTGGAAGTGTAACTATTGCTACTAACATGGCTGGTAGAGGTACCGACATAATGCTTGGAGGAAATCCTGAATTCCTTGCTATAGAAGAAATAGGAAGCAGAGATGCTGAAAATTATAATGAAATATTAGAGAAATATAAAATACAATGTGAAGCTGAAAGAGAAAAAGTTATGGAACAAGGGGGATTATTTATTCTTGGAACTGAAAGACATGAATCTAGAAGGATAGATAATCAATTAAGAGGAAGATCAGGTAGACAGGGAGACCCTGGAGAATCAGAATTTTATTTATCTCTTGAAGATGATTTAATGAGGCTATTTGGTTCAGACAGAGTGAAAATGGTAATGGAGAAATTGGGACTTCCTGAAGGAGAGCCTATTACTCACTCAATGATTAATAAAGCAATAGCAAACGCACAAAATAAGATTGAATCTAGAAACTTTGGAATCAGAAAAAATCTTCTTGAGTTTGATGATGTTATGAATAAGCAAAGAACAGCTATTTATGCAAGCAGAAATGAAGCTATGGTAAAAGATGATCTTAAAGAAACAGTTTTACATATGCTTAAAGATACTATTCATTCACAAGTAATAACAAGATTTGTTGGAGAGTTTAAAGATGATTGGGATATTACAGGGCTTACAGAATTTCTACGTGAAAAATATGGATATGAAATAAAGGATTTAACTGAATATAAATCTATGAGTATAGAAAATTATGCTGAAAAATTGTATAATGGGATTGTAAGAGAGTATGATGAGAAAGAAAATAGAATAGGTTCTGATCTAATGAGAAGGCTTGAAAAATATATATTGTTTGAAGTAGTAGATTCAAGATGGAGAGAACATTTAAAATCATTGGATGGGTTAAGAGAAGGAATCTATTTAAGAGCATATGGGCAAAGGGATCCAATAGTAGAATATAAACTTCTTTCTGGAGAACTTTATGAGAAAATGCTGGAAACAATAAAAGAACAAACAACTTCATTTTTATTTAAAGTCATAATTAAAAGTCCAGAAGAAGAAGAGTTAAAAGTAAAAGAAGAACCACTGGACAAAGTAAATTATAATACAGAGGAAGAAGAAGAGGATAGTAATCAGCCAAGAACTTCTGATAAAATAGGAAGAAATGATTCTTGTCCTTGTGGAAGCGGAAAAAAATATAAAAACTGTTGTGGAAGAGTATAA
- a CDS encoding PHP domain-containing protein — translation MEVDMHIHTIASDGTFTPEEVVKRAKFLGMKSISITDHDTIDGLEEGKKTAAEIGIEFIQGIEISCNVDNLEVHILGYFLNLNDEKFLAELEELKKAREDRNKKVVEKLKKCGIVVDIEKVKNMAPGNIISRVHIANYLVEIGAAISKNDAFEKYLGKTGTAYVPKENFPPERAVKMLHANGAFISMAHPKLITENDGLLENMILELKKIGLGGLEAVYGTFTPSEKRKYKKMAKRHSLLVTGGSDFHGANREGIEIGDTGLEYSQFRLIKERNSR, via the coding sequence ATGGAAGTGGATATGCATATACATACTATAGCTTCTGACGGAACTTTCACACCAGAAGAAGTAGTAAAAAGAGCAAAGTTTCTTGGAATGAAAAGTATATCTATAACAGATCATGATACAATAGATGGATTGGAAGAAGGAAAAAAAACAGCTGCTGAAATTGGGATTGAGTTTATACAAGGAATAGAGATATCATGTAATGTTGATAATTTAGAAGTGCATATACTGGGATATTTTCTTAATCTTAATGATGAGAAATTTCTTGCTGAACTTGAAGAGTTAAAAAAAGCAAGAGAAGATAGAAATAAAAAAGTAGTGGAAAAACTAAAAAAATGTGGTATAGTGGTTGATATAGAAAAAGTTAAAAATATGGCTCCTGGAAATATTATCAGTAGAGTTCATATAGCAAATTATCTTGTAGAGATAGGAGCAGCTATTTCTAAAAATGATGCTTTTGAAAAATATCTTGGAAAAACAGGTACTGCATATGTGCCAAAAGAAAATTTTCCACCAGAAAGAGCAGTAAAAATGCTTCATGCAAATGGGGCTTTTATATCTATGGCACATCCTAAATTAATTACAGAAAATGATGGATTATTAGAAAATATGATACTGGAATTAAAAAAAATTGGACTAGGAGGATTAGAGGCAGTATATGGTACTTTTACTCCTTCAGAAAAAAGAAAATATAAAAAAATGGCAAAGAGGCATTCTCTTTTAGTGACTGGAGGCTCAGACTTTCATGGAGCTAATAGAGAAGGAATAGAAATAGGAGATACAGGATTAGAATATTCGCAATTCAGATTAATAAAAGAGAGAAACAGTAGGTAA
- the rfaD gene encoding ADP-glyceromanno-heptose 6-epimerase: MIIVTGAAGMIGSAFVWKLNEMGINDIIVVDKFKTEEKWLNLRKRDYADWVDRDDLFEWLSNPANAEKITGVLHMGACSATTEKDADYLMSNNYGYSKKLWEFCAARQINYVYASSAATYGAGELGYNDDVEPEELKKLMPLNKYGYSKKIFDDWAFKQKIAPKQWAGTKFFNVYGPQEYHKGRMASMVFHTFNQYKENGGVKLFKSHKEGYKDGEQLRDFVYLKDVVDILYFLLTEKIESGVYNIGTGEARSFLDLSMATMRAVSNNSELVQEDVIEFIPMPEDLRGRYQYFTQATMEKIKRAGYTKKFYSLEDGIKDYVQNYMAKEDPYL; encoded by the coding sequence ATGATTATAGTGACTGGAGCAGCTGGAATGATAGGGAGTGCATTCGTTTGGAAATTAAACGAAATGGGAATCAATGATATCATAGTAGTTGATAAATTCAAAACAGAAGAAAAGTGGCTTAATTTAAGAAAAAGAGATTATGCTGACTGGGTAGACAGAGATGATCTTTTTGAATGGCTTTCAAATCCAGCAAATGCTGAAAAAATAACAGGAGTTTTACATATGGGAGCCTGCTCTGCAACTACAGAGAAAGATGCAGACTATCTTATGTCAAATAATTATGGATACAGCAAAAAACTATGGGAGTTTTGTGCAGCAAGACAGATAAACTATGTATATGCTTCATCAGCAGCAACATATGGAGCTGGTGAGCTTGGATATAATGATGATGTAGAGCCTGAGGAATTAAAAAAACTTATGCCATTGAATAAATATGGATATTCTAAAAAGATATTTGATGACTGGGCATTTAAACAAAAAATAGCTCCTAAACAATGGGCAGGAACTAAGTTTTTTAATGTGTATGGACCACAAGAATATCATAAAGGAAGAATGGCTTCAATGGTATTTCATACATTTAATCAGTATAAAGAAAATGGAGGAGTAAAGCTTTTTAAATCTCATAAAGAGGGATATAAAGATGGAGAACAATTAAGAGATTTTGTTTATTTAAAAGATGTAGTTGATATTCTTTATTTCCTATTGACAGAGAAAATAGAATCTGGAGTATATAATATAGGAACTGGAGAAGCCAGAAGTTTCTTGGATTTATCTATGGCAACAATGAGAGCAGTTTCTAATAATTCTGAACTTGTTCAAGAAGATGTAATTGAATTTATTCCTATGCCAGAAGATTTGAGAGGGAGATATCAATATTTCACTCAAGCAACTATGGAAAAAATAAAAAGAGCAGGATATACAAAAAAATTCTATTCATTAGAAGATGGAATAAAAGATTATGTACAAAATTATATGGCAAAAGAAGATCCATATTTATAG
- a CDS encoding undecaprenyl-diphosphate phosphatase, with amino-acid sequence MNPFLIVIILGIVEGMTEFLPVSSTGHMILVEKFINSSFFSKNFMDSFLIIVQLGAILAVVIYFWKDINPFVREREVFVQRFRLWAKVVVGVFPAAVIGLLLDDYISEYFMGNVVVVAMTLVFYGIILIVVEKCYNGVAHIDSFQKLGYKTAFTVGLFQCLAMIPGTSRSGATIIGSLLLGLSRGVATEFSFFLAIPTMFGATLLKLMKNGLKFSPIEWQLLGVGSVVSFVVAYLVIRWFMQYIKKRDFVSFGIYRIILGIIVLFFVFM; translated from the coding sequence ATGAACCCATTTTTGATTGTCATAATTTTAGGAATAGTAGAGGGTATGACAGAATTTCTTCCTGTAAGTAGTACAGGACATATGATATTAGTTGAAAAATTTATAAACAGCAGTTTTTTTTCTAAAAATTTTATGGATAGTTTTTTAATAATAGTTCAATTAGGAGCAATACTTGCAGTAGTTATATATTTTTGGAAAGATATAAATCCTTTTGTGAGAGAAAGAGAAGTATTTGTCCAAAGATTTAGACTTTGGGCAAAAGTAGTTGTAGGAGTATTTCCAGCAGCTGTTATAGGACTTCTTTTAGATGACTATATTTCTGAATATTTTATGGGAAATGTAGTTGTAGTAGCTATGACATTAGTATTTTATGGAATTATTCTTATAGTTGTAGAAAAATGTTATAATGGTGTAGCACATATAGATTCATTTCAAAAATTAGGATATAAAACAGCTTTTACAGTTGGATTGTTTCAATGCCTTGCTATGATTCCAGGAACTTCAAGATCAGGAGCCACCATTATAGGGAGTTTACTTTTAGGACTTTCAAGAGGAGTAGCAACAGAATTTTCTTTTTTTCTTGCAATACCTACTATGTTTGGAGCTACATTATTAAAACTTATGAAAAATGGACTTAAATTTTCTCCTATTGAGTGGCAGTTACTAGGGGTAGGTTCAGTAGTCTCTTTTGTTGTGGCATATCTTGTTATTAGATGGTTTATGCAGTATATAAAAAAGAGAGACTTTGTTTCTTTCGGAATATACAGAATAATATTGGGAATAATAGTGTTATTCTTTGTATTTATGTGA
- a CDS encoding SIMPL domain-containing protein, giving the protein MYKKTLIFSFAFLLTGTAYSIPTESNILERERLQYGKEYIVTGKINDISGAGEIIVKPDIIITNFELMTEADTLEKASEENAKSMNELKKYLLSIGVKENDIETSRYSKGEKVEEKFKDEKSNIYKTTFQVIITMENDRFYSVTDVLNKENIIELKNINSDYRKNFYFVIESFDKNREVSRKLAKEKYDRIESSLKKLGVQEVSIFNYNVQETKETEKKKTYTITHAFKVKMKSSVDMGKLLKKCETLRIKNPGSMIYDISEELRTKATMEAYEKAMNNLYEKARVIIKNRGYELGDVTIWDRTQNGRDYMPLPAPAVMMNQRSINASYFMEEKAMESTDIPFSAAQEMKITARVSASFDIINKIK; this is encoded by the coding sequence ATGTATAAAAAAACTTTAATATTTTCATTTGCTTTTCTTTTAACTGGAACAGCTTATTCAATACCAACAGAGAGTAATATTTTAGAGAGGGAAAGATTACAATATGGAAAAGAATACATTGTAACTGGAAAAATAAATGATATTTCTGGGGCAGGGGAAATAATAGTAAAGCCAGATATAATAATAACTAATTTTGAACTTATGACAGAAGCAGATACTTTAGAAAAAGCATCAGAAGAAAATGCAAAATCTATGAATGAACTAAAAAAATATCTTCTTTCAATAGGAGTTAAAGAGAATGATATTGAGACTTCAAGATATTCTAAAGGAGAAAAAGTAGAAGAAAAATTTAAAGATGAAAAATCAAATATATATAAAACAACTTTTCAGGTAATTATTACTATGGAAAATGATAGGTTTTATTCTGTAACAGATGTATTAAATAAAGAGAATATTATAGAATTGAAAAATATAAATAGTGATTATAGGAAAAACTTTTATTTTGTAATAGAATCTTTTGATAAAAACAGAGAGGTTTCAAGAAAGCTAGCAAAAGAAAAATATGACAGAATAGAATCTTCATTGAAAAAATTAGGTGTTCAAGAAGTATCTATCTTTAACTACAATGTGCAGGAAACAAAAGAAACTGAAAAGAAAAAAACTTATACAATAACTCATGCTTTTAAAGTGAAGATGAAATCATCAGTAGATATGGGAAAATTATTAAAAAAGTGTGAAACTTTGAGAATAAAAAATCCAGGAAGTATGATTTATGATATCTCAGAAGAATTAAGAACAAAAGCTACAATGGAAGCTTATGAAAAAGCTATGAATAATTTATATGAAAAAGCAAGGGTTATAATAAAGAATAGAGGATATGAGCTTGGAGATGTAACTATTTGGGATAGGACACAAAATGGAAGAGATTATATGCCGCTTCCAGCTCCAGCAGTTATGATGAATCAAAGAAGTATAAATGCTTCATATTTTATGGAAGAAAAAGCAATGGAATCTACAGATATACCATTTTCAGCTGCACAAGAAATGAAAATAACAGCAAGGGTATCTGCTAGTTTTGATATAATAAATAAAATTAAATAA